A segment of the [Limnothrix rosea] IAM M-220 genome:
TTAGACAAGGTCACTGGTAAAAAAACGAAGGATTTTGTGGCGATCGAGGATATTAGTCTTGATATCGAACCGAATACCTTTGTTTCGATTATTGGCCCTTCTGGCTGTGGTAAGTCTACTTTGCTCGATATGATCGCAGGTCTCTCGCCTGTTACCTCTGGTGAAATTCGCCTGAATGGTATGCCAATCACTGGGCCGGGGCCAGACCGGGGCATGGTGTTCCAGAGTTATGCGCTGATGCCTTGGATGACTGTTGAAGAAAATCTTTATTTTGCGGTGGAAACGGTTTATCCGGATATGCCGAAAAAGCAAATCCAACGCACGATTAAAGAGCATATTCAGTTAGTCGGTTTGACTGGTGCGGAGAAAAAGCATCCCCACGAGATTTCTGGTGGGATGAAACAGCGGGTGGGTATTGCCCGTGCTCTGGCGATTAATCCACAAATGTTGTTGATGGATGAGCCGTTTGGGGCATTGGATGCGTTAACTCGTGGTTTTTTGCAGGATGAGATTGAACGGATCTGGGAGCGGGAACGGAAAACGGTAATTATGATCACCCATAGTATTGATGAAGCGCTGCTT
Coding sequences within it:
- a CDS encoding ABC transporter ATP-binding protein, with translation MSVTPVNHATPLTPEDTFSDTAQLSIRNVTKVFHGKQSLLDKVTGKKTKDFVAIEDISLDIEPNTFVSIIGPSGCGKSTLLDMIAGLSPVTSGEIRLNGMPITGPGPDRGMVFQSYALMPWMTVEENLYFAVETVYPDMPKKQIQRTIKEHIQLVGLTGAEKKHPHEISGGMKQRVGIARALAINPQMLLMDEPFGALDALTRGFLQDEIERIWERERKTVIMITHSIDEALLLSDRIIMMTRGPAAGVDEILDVPFPRPRNREELDQYPAYHDLKVEMERHLSRETRAVEAARITR